Within Hydra vulgaris chromosome 02, alternate assembly HydraT2T_AEP, the genomic segment atatatatatatatatgtatatatatatatatatatatatatatatatatatatatatatatatatatatatacgtatgtgtgtgtatgtatgtatatattatatataaaattgtttttgtttttttttctatttaaaagtaatttgtttaaactttttttttaagtaatttattaaatatttttctcgTACCCAACGGgcattagttttaaaaagttacgtACTGAAGTTTCTTAAGCGTCTTCCTaatttctaaactttaaaacatttagaaGACGTTcagaatgtatttttttaaaaaaatgcccgTTGGGTGTGGATTGTGTGTGTATACAGTAAtgtgcataaaaaaaaagttgaatcaaagtttttaaagaagtacaagtagttttatatataaaaaatcaggTAACTTTTGCGGGTTACCACTAATTTTGTAACTCAAAACACTGCTAGAAAATGCAAAATCAAACACAATTGattagtaaaatagtttttataaatttttaaaaactcataaaatactacaaaaattgtaatttactTAACATGTGTTTTGAACGCtcataaaaattgttgttgctgcttaaaaatcaaatatatattttcaatactcTGCGATTAAATCGTGTTACCAAGCTAGAAATACACCAAGTTAGAAGTACACCAAGTACATAATAACGTCATGCTTTAGGGGCTTAGGGttagtggttttgtgacgactcgTACGGGACTTGTTACTAAAGAGTTAAGATGTTGTGACAAGGGGGTAGGAAGGGGTCAtaaattgcgtgacgtaatttatgaacAACCCCTTAGAAGTGCACCAAGTTAAAATTACATTCAGTTAGAAGTACATCAAGTTCAGGTTTTTGTTAATCAAGTTAGATTTCCAACAACTTGAACTATTAACTTGCTTGAATAATTtaatctacaaaaaaatatatatcttttaaatagattttaaggTGGTACACAActgaaagcaattttttttttatgtaatcaaaattatgattttttttatttttttttttgatgagaatacatatattaaaataaaaaaattttttttatttttttttttagttttactaataAGGGGTCgcccataaagtacgtacgctcataagggggagggggaggtgtTCAAAAAGCGTATGGGGGGGGGAGggttcaatttaaaagtacgtacttcgattttctaatttatcacaattaaccAGCTAATCAGTAGAAAAGTTACATTCTGACTAAAGGTTCTAGTTTTccaacataaaaagatgtttgGTATATGGAGTAGAGGGTATAGTTTCCCTCTATGCCCACACATGTATTTTGATGTTCCAGATAGGACACTTTCACACATCGTGCAAACTCctaacttaaatttgtttatacctatgccaaatgagAAGGCCTTGCAAAATATCGGGATGGTGGAGGCCTGTGAACAAAAAGCCCTAAAACGCTTGCCCTCGTCTGCCCATACGTGAGGGCACTAAAAAaggtcataacttttgtaatttacaatatttttctacaaaaattaaaatctgtcaataaatttaaattaagttttagatcctaaagttgaaaattttgcTACATATTTCCCTCACGTTTGGGCAGGGAAGGGGGAGGCAAACGTTTTAGGGCTTTTTGTTCCTAGGCCTCCACCATTCTAAATTTTTGCAAGGCCACCTCATTTGGCatataaacaaacttaaatttgGAGTTTGCACGATGTGTGAAGGTGTTATATCTGGAACATCAAGAAATCCTGCGGGGGCCCGTGCACACATGCCACCCCTTATATACTGGCCCTGAGTAAGGCCTATTTTTTGAGTcgacaaaaaacaggttttagcagGGCCGTGGTTGATGGGTCggaatcccccccccccccccaaaaaaaaaaaaaaaaaaacgtgtcaTTAGCGCACAGTGGGCGGAATTTCAAAAAACCTGgccaaaagttaaaaaatgattataattaatggaaaatttctgtaaagcatttttttgaatCCCCAACTTTGAATTTGACATAAGTGTaccaaaatttaataatggtagaTCCAAAATGGcggtgttttaaaaacattaatcatTAGAAATGCCTTTGGGCTTTCGTGTTTAAccaattatttctaatttgaCATTTAAGTTCAATAGACTAatgtattatttacattacatatataaacattatatataatatcgatatataatgtattatgaCTGTATTATTATGCcgcaatgttaaaaaaaataaactgaaaaattcattatttattctACTTATTTATTAGTTCAAGGAAAACaaggaaaacttttatttgcatcaTTTATCATAATGGTTtcatttatattactttaaaataaatcaccACTGTCATCTGaattatttattgttgaaaTATTGTTGATAAACTCAATCACAGACGAATGAGTTTCAGAGTTTTCGTTAATCTCCGGAGGTAATAACATTTGTAAAGCTTGAGAAGACTAAGATCTGCTAACTTTTGCATGAGATTTTAAAAGTGAAGATATTGCAGGATCTGACGAAACCAGAACTCTGCAAAAAACGTCATGCATTGTATTTTTTCTGGAATTTTTCCTAGAGAAATCTTcgcgatatttttttaagtttttatttctcgATTCCTGTGCATCCTCAGATAGTTGTCCTATGCGTAGTAttgctgtttttgttattaaggCTCCATGAATAAGTACTTTGTGTACTGTTGTAGGCATGTTGTACCAAGGATACTTTTCAACAAAAAGTAGTGCAGTTTCGGTAGAATAGTTATCGAGTTTGTCTGCGTCTTTTGGAAAGCCACTAGATAATACCTGTAAAATTACATGAAACCGATTTATTAGTTCTAAATCCACTCCAAGAATATCAGCAGACACttgtgagtttttaaaaaatcttcgaGCTGTATTTCCGTCATTTGTATTACCGCATCCTGGTTTCGGTCGATCAACTATTAACCCTAGCTGCAGCTTAAAAGCATTCTGgattaacaatttttgttgtaatattatacttttttcaatgtCAGAACGTGCTTGCCATTTTTTCATTCCAAGTTTATACCCAAGATGCAAAAAGCATTCAAAAAAGCGAATCCATGCGTGCAACGTTGATAAACCGTATTCCAATTTTGATTCgtcaacttttatttctttaacgaAATTGATATTATTGAATTGACTCGAAGTAGCAGAACACAAATAACACCGCATTGTTGATTTCGTCAATGTTATTGCATTGCAAACTTTTCCGTCAATCATTGTCATAAccaatttataatgtattttaatttctatttcaTGTTGAACAATGATGAGAGGAACCagtgatttaattttatcttcaaTATAGTCTTTTTCATTAATGCTTGTATGGACATTTTCGTGAAGAAATTGAAGTCTGATAGGTCGGCAAAATCGAGTAGATGAGGGTGTCCTATTTTTCCATAGAATAATACCTTGACCTAAAACTGAATTAGTacacaaaagttgtaatggtcAAGTCAGAAGTGAAAGTGAAGTCAGAAGAACATTTGCATCTGAGTTTCTTCCATCGGCAAATCTCTGTTTAAATTCGCTATGACCGGAACTGCCATCAAACCCCCacttaagaattaaaataaaatttgataaaatatttgcattcaAGGAGTCAATTAcattttgttgagtttttataaCTCTTAAACAAGTGTGATTTGATAAAGATTGCAGTTTTACTTCGGCGCTTATTTCAGTTACCGTTATATCTTCAGGGTAACACATTTTCttggcttctttaagtttttcgTAAGATGGTAAAAAAGAAGAGCTATTCGCAATTGCAGCACTTCTTATAATGCAATATTGATGTTTAGAAAGCTTTGCTTCCATTAGTATAGAAAGAGCTGTTTCAGCACATAGTTCAGATGTTTGTGAAATTTGGGACAATTTAAGGCTCTCTATATAGTTTGCGACTCGGTGTTGAATTGTGGAAGGTAAGTCTTTAACTGTAACTCCGACATTGCATGCACCTGAAGCCCGAAGACTCATCTGAGAAGCAAATGCTAACTCGGATGAACTAAATGTCGAATGCATTTCCTCTGTTTTTCGCCGTTTCGTTCGTTCACTAGCTTCATCAAAATTCAAAGGTGGTCGACCCATTGCACTATGGCTTTTTCTCTCTTTATTGCGTGCTTGAACAatctgaaattatttaaatgtttagtaaatataaaaaagtttaaaactttaatagagATAAGCATTAAATAACTTACACAAATATTTGTTGAGGCTTTTAACCAAGTGTCTTgtgtcttcaaaaatattttttttgttcggtTACtacttttccattttatttttaattttgtcaatacattttttagtttctttttatcatctgttgaaaattaaaaacaaatttttcttcttaGACACAACTGTGATTGCAAAATATTAAGCTGGTCATCTAAATCTGAAGATAactcgttttttaaattttcaaaaatttcaattcgAGGAATTTGCAAATGATCTTTTTTTGAACCTTagatattaattgaaaatataataattgaaaaaatcataaaaaaattattactttactaaactaattaaaaataaagtaaaaagtaatcgataatatattatattatataaattcgaTATATAAGAGAAAGGTAAAATATACTGTTAATCATATGATTGTATATAGATatagttattatgttttttgagaaactgattttgtaaaattcaataaaactatacaaaaatcGTCGTAGCTGGGGTAAAAAAGACGTCGTAACCGCGGGGGTTtgtctccccccccccccccctacacTCTAACTTTGTCAAAATCTCATTCATGTGTgctactaatttttttgtagttttattgcACTTAACAAAATCAGTTTCTCAAGAAACATAATAACTATATCTATATACAATTTGACtgattttgtaaagaaaacaaaacaccgccattttgtttactaaaaaacacgACTAGCACTACACAATATAAGTTAATGAAGTAATAGGCAAAAATAGGTGCCTTTTCTTTTAATC encodes:
- the LOC136076962 gene encoding uncharacterized protein LOC136076962, with the translated sequence MGRPPLNFDEASERTKRRKTEEMHSTFSSSELAFASQMSLRASGACNVGVTVKDLPSTIQHRVANYIESLKLSQISQTSELCAETALSILMEAKLSKHQYCIIRSAAIANSSSFLPSYEKLKEAKKMCYPEDITVTEISAEVKLQSLSNHTCLRVIKTQQNVIDSLNANILSNFILILKWGFDGSSGHSEFKQRFADGRNSDANVLLTSLSLLT